Within Halobacterium jilantaiense, the genomic segment GCCGCCGACGCCGAACACCTGCTCGGCGACGTGGTGTCCGAACGTCCCGGGCGAGATGGTCGTGTAGTCTTTCCACGCCTCCACGTCTTCGACCGCGTCCTCGGGGCCGGCGAGCCAGCCGAACCGGCAGCCCGCGAGTCCGTAGGACTTCGACAGGCCCGCGGTGCTGATGCCGTGCTCGCCGAGGCTCGCGACGGCCGGCGCGGGGTCCGGGGCGAGCCGCCGGTACACCTCGTCCCCGAGCAGGTAGGCGTCGGCGTCCGCCGCGAGGTCGTAGACCGCTTCGACCGTCTCGGCGTCGTGTTGGTGGCCCGTCGGATTGTTGGGGTTGTTCAGCACCACCAACTCGGTCTCGGGTCGAATCGCCTCGGCGACGGCGTCCACGTCGAGCGTCCAGTCCGGTGCCGCCAGCTCGACCCGCGTCACGTCGCAGATGGAGTCGGGAATCGCGTGCAGGCTCTGGTACGTCGGCGTCACGACGACGGCGTGGTCGCCGGGCGACAGCAGCGACTGGAAGGCGAGGAAGTTCGCCTCCTGCGTCCCGACGGTGCAGACCACCTCGTCGGCACTCCGGCCGTACCGTTGGCCGATAGCCGCCCGCAGCGCCGGCTCGCCGTTTGTCGGAATCACGTACCCCAGTTCCCCGAGGTCCGTGTCGAAGTCGCTCGCCGGGAGGCTGCGCACGCCGCTCTCCGCGAGCATCACGTCCGCGCCGGCCTCGACCTCGGCAAACCACCGCTCTAGCTCGAAGGTGGGAGCGTCCATACACGCCGTTCGCGGGCGGCCGTGAAAACAGCGCGGGCGGCGGAACCCAGTGACTCGGACCGGCCCGCCGCTCCGCCACAACACAGATACGGGCACCGGTCGAAGCGCCGGACGACCCGCCATGCCTCGCTCGCAGTTCGTTCCGAACCGACTTCTCCTGCTCGTCCTGCTGCTGGTCGTGATTCCCGGCTACGGCCTGGTCACAGGCCAGCGGTCCGACCCGATAGTGTACTCTCTCGTCCTCGGTGCCGTGCTGTGGGTGTGGAAGTGGCGGTGGTGGTGGGAGCCGATTCGGGACTTCGTGGACCGTCGCACCCACGAGCGTCGGTAGGGCGCTCCCTCGCTACACCCGGTCCTTCGGCAGCAGGTCTTCGAAGCGCTGGTCGTCGAGCCACTCGCAGAGCTGGACGAGCTGGTCGCTGGCGGCCTCGAACAGCCGTTCGCCCTTCTCCGCGGTCGCGTCCGTCTGGTCGCCGAGCACGCCGTTGTCGGTGTTGTCGATGGCGTCGTAGAACGTCCGGGAGCCGTGCTTGACGGTGTCGGCGTCCGCGACGCTCGCGACGCCGCCGTCCCGCGCTGCTTCGAGGCGGTCGTCGTGGACGTGCTCGCCGTCGAGGTACTGCATCATCGCGGTCTCCTTCGGGCCGCCGTGGGGGCCGTTCTGCTCGAAGACCTCGTCGACCAGTTCCGGAATCGACTCGTCCCACATCCACTCGACGGCGTACGCCGTGCCGTCGTCGCGCACCCGACGCCCGACCTCGCGGAGGTGCTGGACGTTCCCGCCGTGGGCGTTCACGAACACGACGCGGTCGATTCCGTGGTACGCGAGGTTCCGCGTGAACGACTCGACGTAGTCCCGGAACTCGGGCGGGTCGACCCACATCGTCCCCGGGAACTGGCGGTGGTGCGGGCTCACGCCGACGTTCACGGTCGGCGTGCAGAGGAAGCCGGTGCGCTCGGCGGCCTCGCGAGCGAACGCCTCAGCGATGGTGTGGTCGGTCGACTCCGGCAGGTGCGGGCCGTGCTGTTCGGTCGACCCCAGCGGCACGAGCGCCAGCGACTCCTCGGCGAAGTACTCCTCTAGCTCCGGCCACGCTTCGTCGGCGAGGTACATGGCTCACAGGCGGGCCGGCACGAGCAAGAAACCAGCGTTCGCGTCACTCCCCTCAGTCGCGCTCCCGGAGGTTCTGGCGCGTGAACTGCGGGCTCGCCCGCAGCCCGCTCTTCCGCCGCCGGAACGACCGATAGAGCGCGAGCGCGATTGCGGTCGTGAACGCGGCCGACACGCCCGCCGAGAGGAGGTCCGCGGTCACGTACAGGAACGCCGTCGTCGGCACGCTCGTCGCCAGCACCAGCCCGAGGACGACCCGGCGGCCGAGCTTGTCGATGACGCGGTTGTCGTCCTCCAGGTCTGCCCGGATGTGGAGGTCCTCGCGTTCGACTCTGTCCAGTGCGCGCTCCAGTTTCGGCGGTACGCGGACCGCCGACGTGGCCGCCGCCTGGAAGTCCTCCGCGGTACCCTCTACGAACTGCTTGATGGACTCCTCGCGGTAGCCCTCGTCGGCGAGGTAGTCCGTCGCGACCGTGATGAAGTCGAAGTCCTGGTCGAGCGTGACACAGACGCCCTCCACGACCGTCGCGACGCGCAACACGAGCGCGAGGTTCGGCGGCAGCCGCAGCGGGAACTCGTAGATGGTGTCCTCGACTTTCCCGATGATCTGCTGGACGCGGTACGTCTCGATGTCCTCGCCGCGCGCGTCCTGGATGGCGAGTTCCATCACGTCGGCCATCACCGCGCGGTCGGCCTCGGGTGAGAGCGTCCCCATCTCGATGAGCGCGTCCAGAATCCCGTCGATGTCCTGGTTCGCCACCCCGATGTAGAACTCCACGATCTTGTCCTGGACGAACGGGTCGACGCGGCCGCTCATCCCGAAGTCGTAGAAGACGATGGAGCCGTCGTCCTGCACGGCGAGGTTCCCCGGATGGGGGTCGGCGTGGAACACGCCGTCCGTGATAATCATCTGGAGGTACGCCTCTTCGAGCGTCTCGGCGACCTCCGACCGGTCGACGTTCCGCGCCTCGAGCTCGGAGACGCTCGATATCTTCGTCCCGGAGATGTACTCCATCGTGAGGACGCGAGCGTCCGAGTAGTCGTCGTACACGCGCGGAATCACGATGTCGGGGTTGTCGGTGAAGTTCCCCCGAATCTCTTGGAGCATCCGGCCCTCGCGGGCGTAGTCCATCTCCTCGCGGATGGTCTTCGCGAACTCGTCGGCGAGGTTCTCCAGACTGAACGCCTGGCCCTGTCCGACGAACCGGACGATGAGCGGAATCGACCACCGGATGACACGGAGGTCGGCTTCCACGAGTTCCTCGATGCCGGGCCGCCGAATCTTCACGGCGACCGGGTCGCCGTCGACCTTCGCGGTGTACACCTGCCCGAGGCTCGCGCCGCTGATGGACTCCCGGTCGAAGTCGTCGAACACCTCGTCGACCGGCCCGAGCTCGTCCTCGATGACCACCTTCGCCGCCGACCAGTCAGCCGGTGGGACGCGGTCCTGGAGCTCTTCGAGGACGTCGATGTACTCGGGCGGCAGCACGTCGGGGCGCGTCGACAGCAACTGCCCGAGCTTGATGAACGTCGGCCCGAGCGCGAGCAGCGAGTCCAGCAGTATCTGTGCCCGCTCCCGGCGCATCTCGGGCGTGACAGACCGGCTCCCACCGAACAGCAGGAACCGGCGTTTGTCGCGTGCCCACCCCCACAGCAGCGGGAGGAACTGCCAGAAGACGACGACGAACCGCCGGTACGACCTGAGTACCGCCACCGGTCACCCCTCGACCGGCACGCGTTGACCGGACTCCCCGCGCCGCGGCAGGTGGACTTCGAGGACGCCGTCGTCGACGGACGCCGTCGCGCCGTCGGCGGTAGCGTCCGGCGGCAGCGGCAGTTCGAGGTCGAGGAACAGCGGCCGCTCCTCCTCGCGGTAGTCGAACCCGTCCGGCACCGACTTCCGGCGGTGAGCGTCGACGACGACCGTCCGAGCGCTCACACGCACGTCCAGGTCGGCAGCGGACACACCCGGGACGTCCACGACGAACAGGTACTCGTCGTCGCGTTCGTGGACGTCGGCGAACACCGCGTCGGGTAGATTCCCCAGCGCTTCGCGCAGGCGGGACATGGACGCAGGTTGGGACGGCGAGGCGTTAAAGCCGGTGGTCTCGGCACTCGGTGTCGAGTGGCCCGAAGCGGACGGCAGAACGAGAGCGGGCGGGGCGAGATGGTGGGAGTACGGGTGTGGTTCCCGCCCCGGGGGAGGCCGCACGAAGGGGGTCCGGCGAGTGCGGCCGACAGCCGGCGACTGGAAGGGGGAACAGCGCCGGCGTGGTGTGCTCTGAACCGTGCCCTGACAGGCGACGAGCGGTCGTCGCCATCTGAGTCGTGGCACGCCGGGGTATTGAACTGGTGGCTCGCTGACACCGAATTCAGCCCGATTAAGTCGAATTATCCGGTGCTCCAGCGCCGAGGAAGCCGTCGAAGGACGTGACGCGGTGGTCACCGAGCACGCAGTGGCCGCGCTTCCCGGGGTCGTGGCGTTCCACGTGGACCGCGTCCAGGCCCGCGTTCTTCGCAGCGCCGACGTCACTGACGGCGTCGCCCGCGTAGACCCCGCGGGCGTCACGGTCGGTACCGATGTCTCGGAGCGCGAGTTCGATGGGGCGCGGGTCGGGCTTCCAGCCGGTGTCGTCGTCACAGCACACTACGACGTCGAACCAGTCGCCGACGTCGAGGTGGTCGATGATGGGGTCGGCGAGGAACTCCGCGCAGTGCGTCACGACGCCGGTCGGCGCGTCGATGTCGCCGACGGACTGGGCGTCGTCGTAGAGATACGTGGCCTCCGCGCGCTCCATCGGGTCCTCGACGGCGTGGAACGCCGGCCAGAACTCCGCGGGGTCGATTCCCCAGTTCTGGAGGCGGACGTCGCGGCTGCCGCCGAGGCCGTGCCAGAGCACTTCGGCCTCGCGGTCCGTGAACCGCCGTCCGAGTCGGTCGCCGACCCGGTCGAAGACCTCCCGCGTGTACGCCCACTCGGTGTCCACGAGCGTCCCGTCGAAGTCGAACAGCCACACGTCGTAGTCCGGGGACGGGGAACCCATAGGGCTGGAAGGTACGGACGCGGAGAATATCAGCGTTTTGGGTGGTCGGGACGGCGTCCCGGGGACGCGTGCCGACGGGTCGGCAGTCAGGCCGCGTCCGGCTCCGGCCACTCGCCCAGCGTCACCTCGACCTGCTGGCGCTCGCCGTCGCGAACGACTGTGAGCGTGACCGTGTCTCCGGGCCGGGTCTCCGTGAACAGATACGCACCGAGGTCCTTCGTGGTGTTCACCTGGCGGTCGTCGATAGCGACGATGACGTCACCGCCGACCGGGACGCGACTCTCGTCGACGACGGTGATTTCAGTCGTCCCCTGCAGAACGTCGGCCGCGGGCGACCCGGCTCTGGCCTGGTGGACGTAGACACCCTCCATCGTGTCCAGGTCGTTTGCCGACGCGAGCTGTGGAGTGACCGGGCGCACGGAGACCCCGAGGTTCGAGTGGTCGTAGCTCCCGTTCTCGACGAGCGCCGGGACGACGCGCTCGACGAGCGTCGACGGAATCGCGAAGCCGATGTTGTCTGCTCGTGACGCCTGCAGGCCGGCCGTGTTGACGCCGACGACGGTGCCATCACAGGTGACCAGCGGGCCGCCGCTGTTCCCGGGGTTGATCGGCGCGTCCGTCTGGAGGACGGTCGGGACGGCGGCGTTCTGGCCGGTCGGCAGCGAGCGGTTCACGCCGCTCACGATGCCGTGCGTGATGGTCTCGTCGAGGCCGAACGGGCTCCCGATGGCGGCGACCTTCTCGCCGGGGTCTGGCGTCGACGACGCGACCGAGAGCGCTTCGACGCCGCTCGGCACGTCGGCGACACGGACGACCGCGAGGTCCGCGATAGCGTCGGTGCCGACGACTTCGCCCGTGCTGGACGCCTCGTTCGAGAACTGGATGGTGACCGAGTTCGCGTCACCGACGACGTGGGCGTTCGTCACGACGTAGCTCGCGTCGTCGCCGGACGCGCCCTGATAGACGAACCCGGAGCCCTGCCCGGACGACGTCCGGACGCCGACGACGGAGTCGATTGTCTGGTCGTACAGCGCGGCGTAGTCACACGACGCCTGCTGTGCTTGCTGGGTGGTATCGGCGGACTGTGCACCGGTCGCTCCACCGACGGCCGCGGGAGACTGCGCGCTGACGACACCGAATCCCGCGGTGACGAGGAGGAGCGCGACGCCGACGACGAGGTACTCACGACGCATCGTCTGTGGGTTGGGGAGACCCCGGAAAACGCGTTGTTACCAGTTGGGTCGGTAATCTCACCCACTACCGGCGACGTATTCTGGTTAGCCGGTCCTTATCGCCGAATCTCCACCGAACTCCCGAGGTACTTCGAGACGACTTCGTCGACGCTGTCGGCGTTGAACGGCGCGAGGTCCGCCGCGATAGCCTCGCGGAGCGCGTCGTAGTACTCGCGGTCGGTCTCCAGCGCGCGGTACTCGACCGATTCCACGAGAACGCCGAGCGCGTCGGCAGTCAGCCCGCGGAACGACTCGGCGTCCGCGAGGTCACCGCGCCAGAGGTTGTCCCGGAAGAACAGCCAGCCCGACTCACCGGGGTCGTCGGCCGGCCGCCGCAGTCGCGTCTCGAACGTCTCCGGCTCGACGGCGACGCCGCGGTCGGGGTCGAGCCGGAACCGCACCGCGAACACGTACGCCGCGTCCATCTACCGGAGCGCGTCGGTTCGCTCGGCCATGTCGATGTCCTGGTCGGTGACGCCGCCCTCCTCGTGGCTCGTGAACCGCACGTCGACCTTCCCGTACCGGATGCGAATTTCGGGGTGGTGGAACTGCTCTTCGGCGATTTCGCCGACCTCGGAGGCGAACGCCACCCCTTCGAGGTAGTCGTCGAACTCGTAGGTGCGCGTAATCTCGTCGCCGTCGAGGTGCCAGTGCTCGGGTAGTCGGGACTCGATGGTGTCGTCGTCGAGGAGTTCTGCCATACGCGAGTACTCTCCGTCCAGCCACATAATCCTAGTCGCCGGGAACCACGCCGGCAGAACAGGCTTAGTCCTCGGACTCGGCCGGAGCCACGTCGCCGCCCGGCACCTCGAACGGCATCTCGTCCTCGAAGTCCGGATTGAACAGCTCCAGCGCGGTCGCGATGGTCGACCAGTCGTCCTCCGCGGCCGCGTCCCGAAGACTCCGGGTGGGTGCCGCCAGCAGCTGGCTCACCAGCGCGTCCGCCATCGACTCGACGACCTCGCGCTCCGCGTCGTCCAGGTCCTCGCCGCGCTCGGCCTCCAGGCGCTGCACCGCCGTCTGGACCTCGCGCCCCTTCAGGCGGTCCGCGCTCTCGTACATCCGCGCGATGACCTCGTCTGCGCGCTTGCGCTTGTACTGCGCGAGCAGGTGCTCGAACTCCTCGGTTATCATCGCCTCGACCTCGCGGGCGGCGTCCTCGCGGCGCTCCCGGGTCGCCGCCGTCACCGCCTCCAGGTCGTCGAGGTCGTGGATGGATACCGCATCGTGCGTGCCCGCAGCCGGCGCGACGTCACGCGGCTGCGCGAGGTCGACGACGACCGTCTCGCCCGCGTCCGAGAACGCCTGCCCCGGGAACACGTGTTCGGGGCTGCTGGTCGCCGTCACCACCACGTCGGCCGCGCCGAGGCGACCGCGGGCGTCGGCGAGGTCGGTCGTCTCGGTCGGCGCGTCCACGCTGTCGGCGACCCGGTCGGCGCGCTCGGGCGTCCGGTTCGCCACTACGACCTCGGCCACGTCCGCGCTCGCGAACGCTTTCGCCGCCAGCGCCCCCATCTCGCCGGCACCGACCACGAGCGCGCGAGCGTCTTCCAGGTCGGTCTTCCGCTTGGCGAGCCGCACCGCCGCCGTCCCCAGCGAGGTCGCGCCCTCGTTGATTGCGGTCTCGGTGCGGGCGCGCTCGCCGACGTGCATCGCCTTCGTCACCGCCTCCCGAAGCACCCGGTCGATGCCGCCCGCGTCCTTCGCGGTGTCGTAGGCGTCCCGGAGCTGGCCGAGAATCTGGTCTTCGCCGACCACGAGCGACTCCAGACCGGCGGCCACCCGCAACAAGTGACGCAGGCTCTGCTCGTGCCCCATCGACACCGCGCCCGCACCGGCCGGGTCGAAGCCAGCCGTTCCCAGTGCCCGCCGGCCGGACGCCTGGTCTGCGGTCACGACGTAGGCTTCCACGCGGTGACACGTCTGGAGCACGAACGCCTCCTCGACGGGCGGCTGCTCGAGCAGGGCGTCCAGTGCTGCCTGCGTGGACGCGGCGCTCGCGGCAGCCAGTTCGTCGAGTGAGGCCGTCTCGTGCGAGACGCGGACGCCGGAGACGACACCAGTGTTTCCATTCATGTCGACCACTCTACGTCGCCGACGGCGCGCCCTACGGCGGCCTCGGCTCTCTTCCGAGCGTTAGCATCTCCGGTACGTAAAGCCTTCCAAACCGGCTCCGAACGCACGACAGCCCGTACCGCATCGCGGCGCTCCGCCGGCGGCGTTCCCGACGCCTTCAGCTCCGCCCGGAGGTCCGCGGTAAGCTCGGCCATCTCACCGGCACCGGCGAATTCGGCGTCCACCCGCTCACGGAGGTACTTCGAGAGCGCGGGGCTCCGCCCGCCGGTCGACACCGCGACGGTTACGGGGTCCTCGCCCGTCGTCGCCGGAACGACGACGTCGTCGACGCTCCGCTCCGCCTCGCCGCTGTCGCGCGCCGACGAGTCGGCGCGATTCACCAGCGCGCCGGCGTCGCGGGCCGCGTCCGCGAACGCCGCGTTCACCGCGGCAACGTCGGTCGCTGCGACGACGAGCGCGGGGTCGACCCTGGCGACCCACTCCGCGGCCTCGTCGGGACTCGGCGCAGCCTGAACGAGGGCCGCGTCGCCGAACTCGCGGTCGCCGAACTCGGGCGACAGCACGGTCACGTCGGCTTCCGCGGCGAACCGCCGGGCCTTCCGAGCGCCGACGCTGCCGCCGCCGACGACCAGCACCGACTCGTCGCGGAAGTCGTGGAACAGGGGAATCATGCTCACGCGGTGTTCGCCGTCGCGCGCTCCTCCAGTCGAATGCCGGTCTTCTTCAGGATGCGCGTCGAGAACAGAGTGTCCCAGTCGTCCTCGCCCACGTCCCAGTACTCGTCCATCACCTCGCGGACCTGTTCGACGCGCTCGGCGCTCTCTTCCTCGCTGCGGCCGTGGGTCATCGCGAAGAAGTTGTACTCCCAGACGCCCTCGTGGCGCGGCCGCTCGTAGCAGTGCGTGACGAAGTCCATGCTCGCCACCGCCGGCCCGACCTCGTCGACGACCTCGTCGGGCACGTCCCAGACGGTCATCCCGTTCTCCGTGTACCCGAGCGCGTAGTGGTTCGGGATGACGCCGACACGCCGCACCTTCCCCTCGGCGTTGAACCGCCGGATGGTCTCGACGACCCACTCAGGGTCCCGACCCAGGTCGTCGGCGACCGCGCGGAACGGCGTCTCGACGACCGGCAGCCCGTCCTGAATGGCGACCACGAGGTCGCGCTCCGCCGGCGACAGACTGTCGCGGTCGGTCGGCTCGGGAGCCGTCCCCAGGTGGGAGAGGTCCACGTCCCCGTCCGACACCGGGCCGTCGACGAGGAACTTCGCCTCGACGCGGAACTCCTGTTGCTTCGGGAGATTGTACGTCTCCTGGCCGGTCTCCTCCTCGATTTCGGCGAGGACGTCCTCGACCTCCCGGTCGGCGACGGACACGACGAACCACATGTTCAGGTGCGGGTGTTCGCGCTCGTAGTTGTGCGCGACCGCCCGCACGTCGTTGACGGTCTCCGCAATCTCGTCGAAGCGCTCCTCGGGAGCGTGCATCGCCACCAGCGACGCCGCACCGCCGATCTCCTCGGCGTTGATGAGCGCGCCGAACCGCGTCAGCACGCCCTCGTCGTTCAGGTGCTGTACCCGTTCGAGCAGTTCCTCCTCGTCCATCTCCACGCCGCGCGACCGGAGCGCCTGTGCCGCGGGCTCGAACGGTCGCTGTACGACCGGGAACCCGCCCTGGAACGCGTTCAGGACGGCACGGTCCCGGTCGTCTAGCTCCCCGATTTCCATGCACGGTTCTCGGGAGTCACGCCCAATAAACAGCCCGAATGCCTCCCAGTTCGCTGGAACTCCCTACGCGTCGAAGCCGTCCTCGGTGACGGCGACGACTTCCTCGACACCGTCGACCGCCCGGATGTCGTCGAGGACCGCCTCGTGGTCGCCGGTCGCCTCCCAGTACAGCACCACCGAGAAGACGCCCTCGCGAAGCAGCTGCTGGCACTCCCAGACGAACTCGTCGCCGTCGATGGTGAGTCCCTGGTGCTGGTTCACGCCGAACTCGTTGCTGTCGTTGCCCGAGTAGACGTACGTGTCGCCCTTCTCGGCGTGGCTGGCGATGGCAGTCCCCGCGTCCAGCGTGAGCTGGTGGAGTTTGCTCTCCTCGTCGTTGTCGTAGGCGGTGTGGACGACCGCGCCCGCGAGCTCGATGTCGCCGGGCTGCAGCAACTCGACCGTCTGCCGGTACAGGTCGGCGTTCGCCGTCTCGCTCATACCCGAGACGTCTCGGCTCGCCGGCTTACGTGTGGCGATTGCCCGGCTGTCGCCCCCGCAGCCGGCCGAACTCGTTCGGTTGCACGGATACCCCCAGCGAACGGAAAGCTGATACGTGAGAGCGTTGTCGTCTCCGACGATGCGAGACCGGCTGCGAGACGCTGCCAGCGCCGTCTACGAGCGCGTGCTCCGCCGGGAAATCGACGGCGCGCCCGCCCACGTCGCCGTCATTCAGGACGGGAACCGTCGGTACGCCCGCGAGCACGGCGACGACGCCAGCGACGGCTACCAGTCCGGCGCGCAGACTACCGAGCAGGTGCTGGACTGGTGTGCCGACCTCGGCGTCGAGGAACTCACCCTCTACGCGTTCTCCACGGAAAACTTCGAGCGGCCCGAAGAGCAGCAGGAACACCTCTTCGACCTCCTCGAAGAGAAGCTCACGGAGTTCGCGGAGGCCGACCGCGTCCACGACGAGCGCGTCCGAATCCGCGCCATCGGCGACACCGACCGCCTCCCCGAGCGCGTCCAGGAGGCCGTCCGGTACGCCGAATCCCGGACCGCGGGCTACGACGGCTTCGCGCTGAACGTCGCGCTCGCGTACGGCGGCCGCGACGAACTGCTGACCGCCGCCCGCGGCGTCGCCGAGGCGGTCGACACCGGCGACCTCGACCCCGCGGACGTGAACTTCGAGGCTATCGAATCCCGACTGCACACCAGCCCCGTCGCGGACGTCGACCTCATCATCCGCACGGGGGGCGACGAGCGCACCTCGAACTTCCTGCCGTGGCACGCCAACGGCAGCGAGGCCGCCGTCTTCTTCTGCACGCCGTACTGGCCGGAGTTCTCGAAAGTCGACTTCCTGCGTGCGGTCCGCACCTACGAGTCCCGGGAGGCGTCGTGGCGTCGGACGCGGGCCGAGCGGTCGCTCGCGCTCGTTCGCGCGCTCGGCTCCGAAGTGAAAGAGGCTCGCCGTATCCTCGACCGCTTCAAGGGGACGCTGCCCGACCCGCCCGAGGACGTCGAGGCGGAGACGCAGTCGGCGGACTGACGCTGCCCGACCGAGTCACCGTCCGAACCGCCGCTGTCTGTTCTGGTAGTCCAGCACCGCCCGCAGGTAGTCCCGCTTCCGGAAGTCCCGCCAGTTCACGTCCGTGAAGTAGAGTTCAGAGTAGACGGACTGCCAGATCATGAAATCTGAGAGGCGCTCGGCTCCGGTCTTGATGACGAGGTCCGGCTCGGCGGGGAAGACGAGTTCGGACTCGACGACGTCCTCGTCGATGTCCTCGGGGTCGAGGTCGCCCGAATCCACGGCCTCGGCGACGTTCCTGACGGCGGTCGCGAACTCCTGTTTGCCGCCGTGCCCGACGCTCACCTGGATGGGGGCGTCGGCGCGCTCGTCGTCGTCCGGTCCCCGGACGGCCATCTCCCGGGGAGTGTCGACGCTCGCGAGTTCGCGCTCCAGCGTGGGGACGGCGGCCTCGTCGAGGACGCTGACGTAGACAGTGACGCGGTCGGCACCGTAGTCGAACGCCCAGCCGTAGAAGTCCGCGAGCGTGTCGTACGCACCGGCCTCCAGCAGGTCGCGTTCCGTGATGACCACCGCGACGTGGTCGGGGCCGGCGGCGGGGTGACGGCGAACCCGGGCAGCGAGATAGTAGTCGTAGAGGGCCACGTCGGGGTCGACGCCCGCCGCCGTCCAAAACGTTGCGGGTCGCGGGTTCGGGGAAGTTAAGTGCGGGGCCGGCAAATCGGTGGCAGACGTGAATTGGAGTCTGCGTCGCGCCCTGGCGTTCGCGCTGGTGGCGACGCTGTCGCTGTCCGCCCCCTTCCTGGGCCGGGCAGCCGCGGTGCCGTTCGCGGTCGTCGCCGTGCTCGGAGCCGTCGTCACCGACGGCTGGCTGTTCGAGGTGTTCTCGACCGCGCAGGACCGCCGCGAGGAGCGACTGCGGACGCTCGTCGCGTTCGCGCTCGCGGCGGCCGTCGTCGGCCTGCTCGTCCCCCTGTTCGAGGTGCCGGTCGGCGTGTTCGTGGCGTCCGTGCTCGTCGTCGGCTACGGCGACCTCGGCCGCCGGCTCGTCCTGCAGGT encodes:
- a CDS encoding DUF5778 family protein; translation: MSETANADLYRQTVELLQPGDIELAGAVVHTAYDNDEESKLHQLTLDAGTAIASHAEKGDTYVYSGNDSNEFGVNQHQGLTIDGDEFVWECQQLLREGVFSVVLYWEATGDHEAVLDDIRAVDGVEEVVAVTEDGFDA
- the uppS gene encoding polyprenyl diphosphate synthase, with protein sequence MRDRLRDAASAVYERVLRREIDGAPAHVAVIQDGNRRYAREHGDDASDGYQSGAQTTEQVLDWCADLGVEELTLYAFSTENFERPEEQQEHLFDLLEEKLTEFAEADRVHDERVRIRAIGDTDRLPERVQEAVRYAESRTAGYDGFALNVALAYGGRDELLTAARGVAEAVDTGDLDPADVNFEAIESRLHTSPVADVDLIIRTGGDERTSNFLPWHANGSEAAVFFCTPYWPEFSKVDFLRAVRTYESREASWRRTRAERSLALVRALGSEVKEARRILDRFKGTLPDPPEDVEAETQSAD
- the ahbB gene encoding siroheme decarboxylase subunit beta; the encoded protein is MEIGELDDRDRAVLNAFQGGFPVVQRPFEPAAQALRSRGVEMDEEELLERVQHLNDEGVLTRFGALINAEEIGGAASLVAMHAPEERFDEIAETVNDVRAVAHNYEREHPHLNMWFVVSVADREVEDVLAEIEEETGQETYNLPKQQEFRVEAKFLVDGPVSDGDVDLSHLGTAPEPTDRDSLSPAERDLVVAIQDGLPVVETPFRAVADDLGRDPEWVVETIRRFNAEGKVRRVGVIPNHYALGYTENGMTVWDVPDEVVDEVGPAVASMDFVTHCYERPRHEGVWEYNFFAMTHGRSEEESAERVEQVREVMDEYWDVGEDDWDTLFSTRILKKTGIRLEERATANTA
- a CDS encoding undecaprenyl diphosphate synthase family protein, encoding MALYDYYLAARVRRHPAAGPDHVAVVITERDLLEAGAYDTLADFYGWAFDYGADRVTVYVSVLDEAAVPTLERELASVDTPREMAVRGPDDDERADAPIQVSVGHGGKQEFATAVRNVAEAVDSGDLDPEDIDEDVVESELVFPAEPDLVIKTGAERLSDFMIWQSVYSELYFTDVNWRDFRKRDYLRAVLDYQNRQRRFGR